The Cyclobacteriaceae bacterium genome includes a region encoding these proteins:
- a CDS encoding bile acid:sodium symporter family protein — MEKSSLTTTLMPIALGTIMLGLGLSLSIADFRRVTLYPKAITIAMVCQMILLPALCFGLVIVFKLEPALCVGLMLLSASPGGATANLYSHLSHGDVALNISLTAINSVLTLFTLPLIVNFSLSYFMNSDQYVPMQFIKIVEVFAVVLSPVLIGMLIRSKKPAFAARMDKPVKILSVLFLLLVIISVTLKERNQLADMFASLGLPVLCFNLLSMLMGYYLPMIFKVEKKQAIAIGLEIGIHNGTLAIYIALNVINNSSMSIPPAIYSLIMFVTAAAFGFLVNVGRKTV; from the coding sequence ATGGAAAAATCTTCGTTGACCACAACGTTAATGCCTATTGCACTCGGCACGATCATGCTGGGATTAGGGCTTTCACTCTCCATTGCTGATTTTAGAAGAGTAACACTCTATCCCAAGGCAATTACCATTGCAATGGTTTGCCAGATGATATTGCTTCCAGCCCTGTGTTTTGGATTGGTGATTGTTTTTAAACTGGAACCTGCATTGTGTGTAGGCCTTATGCTTCTCTCCGCTTCACCGGGTGGTGCTACCGCCAATCTTTACAGTCATCTTTCGCACGGAGACGTCGCACTGAACATCAGTCTTACCGCAATCAATAGTGTTCTGACATTATTTACGCTTCCACTGATCGTGAATTTTTCTCTTTCCTATTTTATGAATTCGGATCAATACGTTCCGATGCAGTTTATAAAAATTGTTGAAGTCTTTGCGGTAGTTCTTTCTCCTGTATTGATAGGAATGCTCATCCGAAGCAAAAAACCTGCATTTGCTGCCAGAATGGATAAACCTGTCAAGATCCTTTCAGTACTATTCTTATTGCTGGTAATCATCAGCGTAACCTTAAAAGAGAGAAATCAATTGGCTGATATGTTTGCATCACTGGGTTTGCCTGTGCTTTGCTTCAATCTTCTCAGTATGCTGATGGGATATTATCTACCAATGATATTTAAAGTTGAAAAGAAGCAAGCCATTGCTATTGGATTGGAGATTGGGATTCACAACGGAACGCTTGCAATCTACATTGCGCTGAATGTTATCAATAATTCCTCGATGTCCATACCTCCGGCGATCTATAGCCTGATCATGTTCGTGACTGCGGCTGCTTTTGGATTTTTAGTGAATGTCGGGCGGAAAACGGTTTAG
- a CDS encoding helix-turn-helix transcriptional regulator, which yields MKVINLPDDIFPGNKMLMDPILIHHYSATVGSMNGRSVLNKNAISLVLKGEKTMHFSQKVVKIKDDEFHFLSAGNCLASIDLSGQDVFTSILIFFDTKVLADFHVKYNEQISRIRKRIKIVQESYISFKKDSFVLNLITSLQLSTEGGKQMSLQMRLLKFEELMLHLLEKYPETILSFQIPEKDGNDDLTLRKVVETNVLNPISIEELAFLCNLSLSTFKRRFIKLYGTTPSKWLVGRRMEFAANLLQHHHAKPSEVFFKVGYENHSSFTHSFKQSFGLTPKEFQAKN from the coding sequence ATGAAAGTCATCAATCTTCCGGACGATATTTTTCCAGGCAATAAAATGCTGATGGATCCTATCCTGATTCACCATTACTCTGCTACTGTTGGATCAATGAATGGAAGAAGCGTCCTTAATAAAAATGCAATCAGTCTGGTATTGAAAGGTGAGAAAACCATGCATTTCTCACAAAAGGTGGTTAAAATTAAAGATGATGAGTTTCATTTTCTTTCTGCAGGAAATTGTCTGGCGTCCATCGATCTTTCAGGACAAGATGTTTTCACCAGCATTCTGATATTCTTTGATACAAAAGTGCTGGCTGATTTTCATGTGAAGTATAATGAGCAGATCAGTCGCATAAGGAAGAGAATCAAAATTGTGCAAGAATCTTATATTTCATTCAAGAAAGATTCTTTCGTTCTAAATCTGATCACCTCACTGCAATTATCTACTGAAGGCGGGAAGCAAATGTCTCTGCAAATGCGATTATTGAAATTTGAAGAGCTCATGCTTCACCTTTTGGAAAAATATCCGGAAACTATTCTTTCTTTTCAGATACCGGAAAAAGACGGCAACGATGATCTTACGCTAAGGAAAGTTGTGGAAACAAACGTCCTTAATCCAATCAGTATCGAAGAACTTGCCTTTCTATGCAATCTCAGTTTATCGACATTTAAAAGAAGGTTTATAAAACTTTATGGCACTACTCCAAGCAAATGGCTGGTTGGAAGACGAATGGAATTTGCAGCGAACCTGTTACAGCATCATCACGCCAAGCCGAGTGAGGTCTTTTTTAAAGTTGGTTATGAGAATCATTCAAGTTTTACACACTCGTTTAAGCAGAGCTTCGGTTTAACACCCAAAGAGTTTCAGGCAAAAAATTGA
- a CDS encoding thioesterase family protein: protein MLNFSIPIQVRWSDIDPNRHLRHSVYYDYGATARIACFSNHGLTNSKLDEFRIGPIAFREEAVFKREIKFEDRVTVDLEVIKATRDFSRWSIRHQILKEDGTLSALLNLDGAWIDLDKRKLTVPPPDVQKIFEDFPKSSDFIWLEKKEK, encoded by the coding sequence ATGCTAAACTTTTCAATTCCCATCCAGGTACGCTGGTCTGATATTGATCCCAACCGTCACCTGCGTCATTCCGTATACTATGATTATGGAGCAACGGCACGAATTGCATGCTTTTCGAATCATGGATTAACAAATTCAAAATTGGATGAATTTCGGATTGGCCCGATCGCTTTCCGCGAAGAGGCCGTATTCAAAAGAGAAATAAAATTTGAAGATCGTGTTACTGTAGATTTAGAAGTGATAAAAGCAACACGTGATTTTTCACGATGGAGTATCCGGCACCAGATATTAAAAGAAGATGGAACCTTATCAGCTCTTTTAAATTTGGACGGCGCCTGGATAGATCTCGATAAACGAAAACTAACAGTTCCGCCACCAGATGTTCAGAAAATATTTGAAGACTTCCCCAAATCTTCAGATTTCATATGGTTAGAGAAAAAAGAGAAATAG
- a CDS encoding ester cyclase: MSTSIQEKKEIVIRFNKEVIEKGSMSSFNQLVSEKVINHSAPPGTPQGPESMIYFLFHMLRAGFPDLKVEILDQVAEGDLVTTRKKIHATHLGEFFGIAPTRKPVVIDIIDIIRIKDGKYAEHWGISNISDVVAELAK, from the coding sequence ATGAGCACTTCAATTCAGGAAAAAAAAGAAATTGTAATTCGTTTCAATAAAGAAGTGATTGAAAAGGGAAGCATGAGCTCTTTTAATCAACTTGTTTCAGAAAAAGTAATTAATCATTCAGCACCTCCAGGAACTCCACAGGGTCCGGAAAGTATGATTTATTTTCTGTTCCACATGCTTCGGGCAGGATTCCCCGATCTCAAAGTTGAAATTCTCGATCAGGTTGCAGAAGGAGATCTCGTTACCACCAGAAAAAAAATTCATGCAACTCATCTTGGAGAGTTCTTTGGAATTGCTCCCACGCGAAAACCGGTTGTTATCGACATCATCGATATCATTCGCATAAAGGATGGAAAATATGCAGAGCATTGGGGGATAAGTAACATCTCTGACGTTGTGGCTGAGTTAGCCAAGTAA